DNA from Rhizobacter sp. J219:
GTGTGCACCGCGAGATGCGACTCGGCCAGCAGCACCACGCCGGTCACGCCGCCCGCGTCGGGGAAGGTGTGGAAGAGCTCGCCCACGGGTTGCAGCGTGGCATCGGCCACTGCTGCCAAGCACAGGCGCCGCAGTGCATGCGGATCGGTGAAAGCGGGGGTCTCCGTGGAGCATCCCCGCAAATCGGCGGTGAGGTGCAGGCCGTGCATCGGGGGTCATTATCGAGGCCCGTAAAATGCCGGGTTTCCCCCCACCCCACCCCCCAAAGCGAGCCCATGACCGCGATCGCCTCCAACACTTCCTTGATGGCGAACGCCATTCGTGCCCTCTCGATGGACGCGGTCCAGCAAGCGAACTCCGGGCACCCCGGGGCGCCGATGGGCATGGCCGAGATCGCCGTGGCGCTGTGGGGCC
Protein-coding regions in this window:
- the speD gene encoding adenosylmethionine decarboxylase, yielding MHGLHLTADLRGCSTETPAFTDPHALRRLCLAAVADATLQPVGELFHTFPDAGGVTGVVLLAESHLAVHTWPELAAVTLDVYVCNFGADNSHKARALLDTLVTHFAPQQVEQHTIERGAPR